A single window of Microbispora hainanensis DNA harbors:
- a CDS encoding DUF6421 family protein — translation MKAFPAVLFDEAHSEAWTIRREVAEAMNPAHPDDNSYAEAATALRRLGHTVRAHTEGPITPAVLDGCDVFVVAHPSAERWERTTGVGSPVFAAEEIDALEAYVAGGGGLIVLAEHEQEKYGSNLGELLARFGVTVEHATVQDPGNCHNGVATWVLGVPAGQAVAEQSGVAQDLLAEVRRACFYRAGTLGAPAGASVLFTTSGSADPADAPLVAAVRHGRGRVVVLADSDLFGDDSIRDYDHEKLWGNLVTWAARVPEASGAARASRPEVAEEFARLKDAVERLRPLQAKDGSVTGDHDEAVACISEIVDGVARLAPHFPHDADYLDAVMKDFRAWVAAGLGKPDFLDSLNLFHPDAQRIDGLEHLVVFPMYTQNGNPNRNVEAVWIRVVWPDWLAELEAGGYDNPMFVPITFVDFTSGYDTNSAVLFPETVVVRQTPPRFTWGGIFCDREAARFRRVSEAAAATLKLELPPDAARLLASQDLAQDTFVLWDLVHDRTHSHGDLPFDPFMIKQRMPYWLYSLEELRCDLTAYGEAVKLEAAGVPHARYVQYAILFDRLFRFPITGERVRNYDGLGGQLLFAYLHRQGIVRWTDNRLTIDWSRVADGVADLRGEVEKLYRDGIDRSKRAHWLAAHELVATYVEPDPASVWKQGVHALPTEQKAMVDAVLPDEFPLSMFYEALRRKLTDVVESTRGIRA, via the coding sequence ATGAAGGCGTTCCCGGCGGTCCTGTTCGACGAGGCGCACAGCGAGGCATGGACGATCCGGCGCGAGGTCGCCGAGGCCATGAATCCCGCCCACCCCGACGACAACAGCTACGCGGAGGCCGCCACGGCGCTGCGGCGGCTCGGCCACACGGTGCGCGCGCACACCGAGGGCCCGATCACTCCGGCCGTGCTGGACGGGTGCGACGTCTTCGTGGTCGCACACCCCTCGGCCGAGCGCTGGGAACGCACCACCGGGGTCGGCAGCCCCGTCTTCGCCGCCGAGGAGATCGACGCTCTCGAGGCGTACGTCGCGGGCGGCGGCGGGCTGATCGTGCTGGCAGAGCACGAGCAGGAGAAGTACGGCAGCAACCTGGGCGAGCTGCTCGCCCGGTTCGGGGTGACGGTCGAGCACGCGACCGTCCAGGACCCCGGCAACTGCCACAACGGCGTGGCCACCTGGGTCCTCGGCGTGCCCGCCGGGCAGGCCGTGGCCGAGCAGAGCGGCGTGGCCCAGGACCTGCTCGCGGAGGTCCGCAGGGCCTGCTTCTACCGCGCCGGCACGCTCGGCGCGCCGGCCGGGGCGAGCGTCCTGTTCACGACCTCCGGGTCCGCCGACCCCGCGGACGCCCCGCTCGTCGCCGCCGTACGGCACGGCAGGGGCCGCGTGGTCGTCCTGGCCGACTCCGACCTGTTCGGCGACGACTCGATCCGCGACTACGACCACGAGAAGCTGTGGGGCAACCTCGTCACCTGGGCCGCCCGCGTGCCCGAGGCGTCCGGCGCCGCCCGCGCCTCCCGCCCCGAGGTGGCGGAGGAGTTCGCCCGGCTCAAGGACGCCGTGGAGCGGTTGCGCCCCCTCCAGGCCAAGGACGGCTCGGTCACCGGAGACCACGACGAGGCCGTGGCGTGCATCAGCGAGATCGTCGACGGCGTCGCCCGGCTCGCGCCGCACTTCCCGCACGACGCCGACTATCTCGACGCGGTGATGAAGGACTTCCGCGCGTGGGTGGCGGCCGGGCTCGGCAAGCCCGACTTCCTCGACTCGCTGAACCTGTTCCACCCCGACGCCCAGCGGATCGACGGCCTGGAGCACCTGGTCGTCTTCCCGATGTACACCCAGAACGGCAACCCCAACCGCAACGTCGAGGCGGTCTGGATCCGGGTCGTGTGGCCCGACTGGCTGGCCGAGCTGGAGGCGGGCGGCTACGACAACCCGATGTTCGTGCCGATCACGTTCGTCGACTTCACCTCCGGCTACGACACCAACTCGGCCGTGCTGTTCCCCGAGACCGTGGTCGTGCGCCAGACCCCGCCGCGCTTCACCTGGGGCGGCATCTTCTGCGACCGCGAGGCCGCCCGGTTCCGCCGGGTCAGCGAGGCCGCCGCGGCCACGCTGAAGCTGGAGCTGCCGCCGGACGCCGCCCGGCTGCTGGCGTCGCAGGACCTCGCCCAGGACACGTTCGTGCTGTGGGACCTCGTCCACGACCGCACGCACAGCCACGGCGACCTGCCGTTCGACCCGTTCATGATCAAGCAGCGCATGCCGTACTGGCTCTACAGCCTGGAGGAGCTGCGCTGCGACCTCACGGCGTACGGCGAGGCCGTGAAGCTGGAGGCCGCGGGCGTGCCGCACGCGCGGTACGTGCAGTACGCCATCCTGTTCGACCGGCTGTTCCGCTTCCCGATCACCGGCGAGCGGGTGCGCAACTACGACGGGCTCGGCGGCCAGCTCTTGTTCGCCTACCTGCACCGGCAGGGCATCGTGCGGTGGACCGACAACCGGCTCACCATCGACTGGTCGCGGGTCGCCGACGGCGTCGCCGACCTGCGCGGCGAGGTGGAGAAGCTCTACCGCGACGGCATCGACCGGTCCAAGCGGGCCCATTGGCTCGCCGCGCACGAGCTGGTCGCAACGTACGTCGAGCCCGACCCGGCCTCGGTCTGGAAGCAGGGCGTGCACGCACTGCCCACCGAGCAGAAGGCCATGGTCGACGCCGTGCTGCCCGACGAGTTCCCGCTGAGCATGTTCTACGAGGCCCTGCGCCGTAAGCTCACCGACGTGGTGGAGTCGACCCGGGGCATCCGGGCGTGA
- a CDS encoding SDR family NAD(P)-dependent oxidoreductase, giving the protein MSRVIVVTGAGGPAGRAVVGKFAELGDTVIGVDKSGAEGCLAVDLLDRDAVRALAEGVRAEHGRVDGVVHLVGGWRGSKTFADTSLDDWDLLHDLLIRTLQHVSLEFEPLLRASGNGRFAIVSARAASKPTQGGAAYAAAKAAAEAWTLALADALKDTSSAAVVLVVNALVHDEMRAANPDKPYRTFTDVKDLATTIAGLWDEEPAAVNGRRIDLVP; this is encoded by the coding sequence ATGAGCAGGGTGATCGTGGTCACGGGGGCGGGCGGCCCGGCCGGCCGCGCGGTCGTCGGGAAGTTCGCCGAGCTGGGCGACACGGTCATCGGCGTGGACAAGTCCGGCGCCGAGGGATGCCTGGCCGTCGACCTGCTCGACCGGGACGCCGTACGGGCCCTGGCCGAGGGGGTGCGGGCCGAGCACGGCCGGGTCGACGGCGTCGTCCACCTGGTGGGCGGCTGGCGGGGGTCGAAGACCTTCGCCGACACCTCGCTCGACGACTGGGACCTGCTGCACGACCTGCTGATCAGGACCCTGCAGCACGTGTCGCTGGAGTTCGAGCCGCTGCTGCGGGCGAGCGGGAACGGCCGGTTCGCGATCGTGTCGGCCCGGGCGGCGAGCAAGCCCACCCAGGGAGGCGCGGCGTACGCGGCGGCCAAGGCCGCCGCCGAGGCGTGGACGCTGGCCCTGGCCGACGCGCTGAAGGACACCTCCTCCGCCGCGGTGGTCCTGGTGGTCAACGCATTGGTGCACGATGAGATGAGGGCCGCGAATCCGGACAAGCCATACCGGACCTTCACTGACGTGAAGGACCTGGCGACGACGATCGCGGGCCTGTGGGACGAGGAGCCGGCTGCGGTCAACGGCCGCAGGATCGACCTCGTGCCCTGA
- a CDS encoding threonine aldolase family protein, which produces MGRHLVTTDAVRRHDPASRTFASDNYAGVHPEVLEAIALANGGHQTSYGDDVYTEAAREVFRRHFGEQAEVFPVFNGTAANVVSLRSMCAHWEAVVCPETAHINTDEGGAPEVTGGLKLLTVPTPDGKLTPELIDRQARGFGDVHHAQPRVVSISNATELGTLYTPAEIKAICDHAHELGMFVHLDGSRITNAAAALDVPLRALTTDAGVDVLSFGGTKIGLLLGEVVVVLNPEASRGLPYLRKTSMQLASKMRFVSVQFEALLGGDLWLRNARQANAMARRLAEAVRDLPGVSVPRPVEANAVFAVLPSDVADRLRKRFRFYNWDDQIGGGMVEVRWMCAFDTTEADVDAFVAALAEELRAS; this is translated from the coding sequence ATGGGGAGACATCTCGTGACAACCGATGCCGTACGCCGGCACGACCCGGCGAGCCGGACGTTCGCCAGTGACAACTACGCGGGGGTGCACCCCGAGGTCCTGGAGGCGATCGCCCTCGCCAACGGCGGGCACCAGACCTCCTACGGCGACGACGTCTACACCGAGGCGGCCCGGGAGGTCTTCCGCAGGCACTTCGGCGAGCAGGCCGAGGTGTTCCCCGTGTTCAACGGCACGGCCGCCAACGTCGTGTCGCTGCGCTCGATGTGCGCCCACTGGGAGGCCGTGGTCTGCCCCGAGACCGCGCACATCAACACCGACGAGGGCGGCGCGCCCGAGGTCACCGGCGGGCTGAAGCTGCTGACCGTGCCGACCCCCGACGGCAAGCTCACGCCGGAGCTGATCGACCGGCAGGCGCGGGGCTTCGGCGACGTGCACCACGCGCAGCCCCGGGTCGTGTCGATCTCCAACGCGACCGAGCTGGGCACGCTCTACACCCCGGCCGAGATCAAGGCGATCTGCGACCACGCCCACGAGCTGGGGATGTTCGTCCACCTCGACGGGTCGCGGATCACCAACGCCGCCGCCGCGCTGGACGTGCCGCTGCGCGCGCTGACCACGGACGCCGGGGTCGACGTGCTGTCGTTCGGCGGCACCAAGATCGGCCTGCTGCTGGGCGAGGTCGTCGTCGTGCTGAACCCGGAGGCGTCGCGGGGCCTGCCCTACCTGCGCAAGACGAGCATGCAGCTCGCCTCGAAGATGCGGTTCGTCTCGGTGCAGTTCGAGGCCCTGCTCGGGGGCGACCTGTGGCTGCGCAACGCCAGGCAGGCCAACGCGATGGCCCGGCGGCTCGCCGAGGCCGTACGCGACCTGCCCGGGGTGAGCGTGCCGCGTCCGGTCGAGGCCAACGCGGTCTTCGCGGTGCTGCCGAGTGACGTGGCCGACCGGCTGCGCAAGCGGTTCCGCTTCTACAACTGGGACGACCAGATCGGCGGGGGCATGGTCGAGGTGCGGTGGATGTGCGCCTTCGACACCACCGAGGCCGACGTGGACGCGTTCGTCGCGGCGCTGGCCGAGGAACTGCGCGCCTCGTAG
- a CDS encoding alpha/beta fold hydrolase has product MTVSDGKPRVDDETTTSSTLSLDDGDIHVCEDGPSDAPALLLIHGSASSVRSWDPLVPLLTGAHRVIRIDLLGHGLSGKPAGPSYAVPDQARRAGAALDLLGVEHAIVAGHSSGGAVATALAEQRPGLVTALALVNTGPGMHAFIPSESAGIAASQWPPTDEQLRRFAATAVSRPGYRIPQELLGEVRMMTHHTLAATMQGILDYLEQRALPDRLAVLAKPLLVIFGADDRRWRSSSAADYRVVPGAEVELLPGLGHSPILEDPERTARSLLAFTALHATRAD; this is encoded by the coding sequence ATGACTGTTTCCGACGGCAAGCCGCGGGTGGACGACGAGACCACCACCAGTTCGACGCTGTCCCTGGACGACGGCGACATCCACGTGTGCGAGGACGGTCCCAGCGACGCCCCGGCGCTCCTGCTAATCCACGGATCCGCCTCCTCGGTCCGCTCGTGGGACCCGCTGGTCCCGCTGCTGACCGGAGCGCACCGCGTCATCCGGATCGACCTGCTCGGGCACGGCCTGTCGGGCAAACCCGCGGGCCCGAGCTACGCGGTGCCCGACCAGGCGCGCCGGGCCGGCGCGGCACTGGACCTGCTCGGCGTCGAGCACGCGATCGTGGCCGGTCACTCCAGCGGCGGCGCGGTCGCCACCGCGCTCGCCGAGCAGCGGCCCGGCCTGGTGACCGCGCTCGCGCTCGTCAACACCGGACCCGGCATGCACGCCTTCATCCCGTCGGAGTCCGCAGGGATCGCGGCGTCGCAGTGGCCGCCGACCGACGAGCAGCTCCGCCGCTTCGCCGCCACAGCGGTCAGCCGCCCCGGCTACCGGATCCCGCAGGAGCTCCTCGGCGAGGTGCGCATGATGACCCACCACACGCTCGCCGCGACCATGCAGGGCATCCTCGACTACCTGGAGCAGCGTGCCCTGCCGGACCGGCTGGCGGTCCTCGCCAAACCGCTCCTGGTGATCTTCGGCGCGGACGACCGGAGGTGGCGATCCTCGTCCGCCGCCGACTACCGTGTCGTACCGGGCGCGGAGGTCGAGCTGCTGCCGGGTCTCGGGCACTCACCCATACTCGAGGACCCGGAACGGACCGCCCGCTCCCTGCTGGCCTTCACCGCGCTCCACGCCACGCGGGCGGACTGA
- a CDS encoding DUF305 domain-containing protein yields the protein MSTDIDVPEDSAVETAPPARRRLPILGLVVVLLAAAALVLFFTRQGTPGDTSPEAGFARDMGVHHAQAVEMSFILRDKTSDEALRSLAYDIITTQSTQRGIFMGWLQQWGLDQSSDRPAMAWMAGHGHGGAATTIPTSGTMPGMATEEEMNRLRQATGKDAEILFLQLMIRHHQGGVDMAEGLLRLSDRDEVRSLAQHIVDGQNAEIRTMKELLAKRGAQPLPAP from the coding sequence GTGAGCACTGACATCGACGTCCCAGAGGACAGCGCCGTGGAGACCGCTCCCCCGGCCCGGCGCCGCCTCCCCATCCTCGGGCTGGTCGTCGTCCTCCTCGCGGCGGCGGCGCTCGTGCTGTTCTTCACCAGGCAGGGGACGCCCGGCGACACCTCCCCCGAAGCGGGCTTCGCCAGAGACATGGGGGTCCACCACGCGCAGGCGGTGGAGATGTCCTTCATCCTCAGGGACAAGACCTCCGACGAGGCGCTGCGCAGCCTGGCGTACGACATCATCACGACGCAGAGCACCCAGCGTGGAATTTTCATGGGCTGGCTGCAGCAGTGGGGGCTCGACCAGAGCTCCGACCGGCCCGCGATGGCCTGGATGGCCGGGCACGGGCACGGCGGGGCCGCCACGACCATTCCGACGTCCGGCACGATGCCCGGCATGGCCACCGAAGAGGAGATGAACCGGCTCCGCCAGGCCACCGGCAAGGACGCCGAGATCCTCTTCCTCCAGCTCATGATCCGCCACCACCAGGGCGGTGTGGACATGGCCGAGGGCCTGCTCAGGCTGTCGGATCGTGACGAGGTGCGGTCTTTGGCCCAGCACATCGTCGACGGCCAGAACGCCGAGATCCGCACGATGAAGGAACTGCTGGCCAAGCGGGGAGCCCAGCCGCTCCCCGCACCGTGA
- a CDS encoding DUF3105 domain-containing protein: MTKEKAQARRDHLARMRAEQKRKERRAALLMWGIGGLVIVVLIALVTVYVINDRSAKSLSAVKTFNYKGSDHSWTKVSYKETPPVGGQHNFYWQNCGIYDKPIHNEHGVHSLEHGAVWITYQPDLPKAEVDKLKTIASSDYMLLSPYPNLPSKIVVSSWNHQLALDSADDPRLPEFVKKYKQNPTTTPEYGASCSGGIGTTDEQPLPSPQAETTQEPMPSTAPSS; the protein is encoded by the coding sequence ATGACCAAGGAGAAGGCGCAGGCGAGGCGTGACCACCTCGCCCGCATGCGCGCCGAGCAGAAGCGCAAGGAGCGGCGCGCCGCACTTCTCATGTGGGGTATAGGCGGCCTTGTGATCGTCGTCCTGATCGCCCTCGTCACCGTCTATGTGATCAACGACCGTTCGGCCAAGTCGCTCAGCGCCGTCAAGACCTTCAACTACAAGGGCTCCGACCACTCCTGGACGAAGGTCTCCTACAAGGAGACCCCGCCCGTCGGCGGCCAGCACAACTTCTACTGGCAGAACTGCGGCATCTACGACAAGCCCATCCACAACGAGCACGGCGTCCACTCGCTGGAGCACGGTGCGGTGTGGATCACCTATCAGCCCGACCTGCCCAAGGCCGAGGTGGACAAGCTCAAGACCATCGCCTCCTCCGACTACATGCTGCTGAGCCCCTACCCGAACCTGCCGTCCAAGATCGTCGTCAGCTCCTGGAACCACCAGCTCGCGCTGGACTCGGCGGACGACCCCCGGCTGCCCGAGTTCGTGAAGAAGTACAAGCAGAACCCGACCACCACTCCCGAGTACGGTGCGTCCTGCTCCGGCGGCATCGGCACCACCGACGAGCAGCCGCTCCCGTCGCCGCAGGCGGAGACCACGCAGGAGCCGATGCCGAGCACGGCCCCGTCGTCCTGA
- the ald gene encoding alanine dehydrogenase, translating to MKVGVPREIKTHEYRVALTPAGVNEFVRKGHQVLIEKGAGLGSAIPDEDFTAAGAVILDTADEVWAEGDLILKVKEPVPDEYHRMRKGQVLFTYLHLAASESCTRAMLESGVTGIAYETVQKPDRTLPLLAPMSEVAGRLAPQVGAYHLMRQGGGRGVLMSGVPGTYPAKVVVIGAGVSGMSAAAVATGMRAQVLLLDRDVDRLRHADLVFQGSCQTVASNAYEVERAVVDADLVIGAVLVPGAKAPTLVSNDLVARMKPGSVLVDISIDQGGCFEDSRPTTHADPVYRVHRSVFYCVANMPGAVPHTSTYALTNVTLPYALAIADLGWREALTADPALALGLSTHEGHLTSRPVAEAHGLEAVPVDRVLVP from the coding sequence ATGAAGGTGGGAGTTCCCCGAGAGATCAAGACACACGAGTACCGGGTCGCGCTCACACCCGCGGGGGTCAACGAGTTCGTACGCAAGGGTCATCAGGTCCTCATCGAGAAGGGCGCGGGGCTCGGGTCGGCGATCCCGGACGAGGACTTCACCGCGGCCGGGGCCGTGATCCTCGACACGGCGGACGAGGTGTGGGCCGAGGGTGATCTGATCCTGAAAGTCAAGGAGCCGGTGCCGGACGAGTATCACCGGATGCGCAAGGGCCAGGTGCTGTTCACCTATCTCCATCTGGCGGCCTCGGAGTCCTGCACCCGGGCCATGCTGGAGTCGGGCGTGACCGGCATCGCGTACGAGACCGTGCAGAAACCCGACCGTACGCTGCCGCTGCTCGCGCCCATGTCCGAGGTGGCCGGACGGCTGGCGCCGCAGGTGGGCGCCTACCACCTCATGCGCCAGGGCGGCGGACGCGGCGTGCTGATGAGCGGCGTCCCCGGCACCTACCCGGCCAAGGTGGTGGTGATCGGCGCGGGGGTGTCGGGCATGAGCGCAGCCGCGGTGGCCACGGGCATGCGGGCCCAGGTGCTGCTGCTCGACCGCGACGTCGACCGGCTGCGCCACGCCGACCTCGTCTTCCAGGGGAGCTGCCAGACGGTGGCGTCCAACGCGTACGAGGTCGAGCGGGCGGTGGTGGACGCCGACCTGGTGATCGGCGCGGTGCTCGTGCCGGGCGCCAAGGCGCCGACCCTGGTGAGCAACGACCTCGTCGCACGGATGAAGCCGGGCTCGGTGCTGGTGGACATCTCCATCGACCAGGGCGGCTGTTTCGAGGACTCGCGGCCGACCACCCACGCCGACCCGGTCTACCGGGTGCACCGCTCGGTGTTCTACTGCGTGGCCAACATGCCCGGGGCGGTGCCGCACACCTCGACGTACGCGCTGACCAACGTCACGCTGCCGTACGCGCTGGCGATCGCCGACCTGGGCTGGCGCGAGGCGCTGACCGCCGACCCCGCGCTCGCCCTCGGCCTGAGCACGCACGAAGGCCATCTGACGAGCCGCCCGGTGGCCGAGGCCCACGGGCTGGAGGCCGTGCCCGTGGACCGCGTGCTGGTTCCCTGA
- a CDS encoding SecDF P1 head subdomain-containing protein, with the protein MHNAPVPGDEEPGPRPGGLTSGAETAPMPKPVGPENRGGVPAQTSGEWGGWFGDTSGGAGAAAETTTVLPAAGGESDDPYGGPGDPGGGRPAPPADPLGGPGGVRGEYGGPDDPLGARGEPPDRPDDPLADTLSGPVDVPGAPLGVPGGAGDLPGVPGGSGGPDDPLGVSGGPGGAGDPLGVPGEPGGPDDPLGMAGGPAVPGDPLGPPGGAGDPLYAPGAADDTRAIPVDLGGVPAAAGAPVRPGEPVEPATPGAPDDASSGGATGPGDKPPAPDGPTEPRAARGTTIALVSALVLVVIMSGVLGAVAVVMTQNPDAPPLKQTPVRTLLTPVHFAPVTGVGAAPCAGTDAIPDDKGTSCYQLDPGVTVTTVQKIEEVTENDGTYSIRLVLSPSSQEQIEALTRETVKQQLAIVVGEKVVAAPRVAQEITQDSLGIAGFDKAQADAIMALLTGSAPAGQSAPAASPAATDAGQPGGTQPDGTQPGGTQPGGTQPGGTQPGGTQPGGTQPGGTVYEGQPQGSQQGGTQGGTQQGGAGQGGTGQQGGTQSTPEGFQ; encoded by the coding sequence ATGCACAACGCGCCCGTGCCGGGAGACGAAGAGCCCGGCCCGCGGCCCGGCGGCCTGACATCGGGAGCCGAGACGGCGCCCATGCCCAAGCCGGTCGGCCCCGAGAACCGCGGCGGCGTGCCCGCCCAGACGTCCGGCGAATGGGGCGGCTGGTTCGGCGACACGTCCGGCGGCGCCGGTGCCGCCGCGGAGACGACGACCGTTCTGCCGGCCGCCGGCGGCGAATCAGACGACCCGTACGGCGGGCCCGGCGACCCCGGCGGAGGCCGCCCGGCGCCTCCAGCCGACCCGCTCGGCGGCCCGGGTGGCGTGCGGGGTGAGTACGGCGGGCCGGACGATCCGCTCGGTGCGCGCGGCGAGCCGCCGGACAGGCCCGATGATCCGCTCGCGGACACGCTCAGCGGCCCGGTAGACGTGCCCGGCGCCCCGCTCGGGGTTCCGGGCGGGGCGGGTGATCTCCCCGGCGTGCCGGGTGGGTCTGGCGGCCCGGACGACCCGCTCGGCGTGTCCGGCGGCCCCGGCGGAGCGGGCGACCCGCTCGGCGTGCCAGGTGAGCCTGGCGGCCCGGACGACCCGCTCGGCATGGCAGGCGGACCCGCCGTGCCGGGTGACCCACTGGGGCCTCCGGGCGGAGCGGGCGACCCTCTCTACGCTCCGGGGGCAGCGGACGACACACGTGCGATCCCCGTCGACCTCGGTGGGGTGCCCGCTGCCGCCGGTGCTCCCGTCCGTCCCGGCGAGCCGGTGGAGCCCGCCACGCCCGGCGCGCCCGACGACGCGTCCTCGGGCGGAGCCACAGGGCCGGGTGACAAGCCGCCCGCCCCCGACGGCCCCACGGAGCCGCGGGCGGCGAGAGGGACGACGATCGCCCTCGTCTCGGCCCTCGTGCTCGTGGTCATCATGTCGGGCGTCCTCGGCGCCGTCGCCGTGGTGATGACCCAGAACCCGGACGCCCCGCCGCTCAAGCAGACGCCCGTACGCACCCTGCTGACGCCCGTGCACTTCGCGCCGGTGACCGGGGTGGGGGCGGCGCCCTGTGCCGGAACGGACGCGATCCCGGACGACAAGGGCACCTCCTGCTACCAGCTCGATCCGGGAGTCACGGTCACGACCGTGCAGAAGATCGAAGAGGTGACGGAGAACGACGGCACCTACTCGATCAGGCTGGTTCTGTCCCCCTCCAGCCAGGAGCAGATCGAGGCCCTCACCCGCGAGACGGTCAAGCAGCAGCTCGCGATCGTGGTGGGGGAGAAGGTCGTGGCCGCTCCGCGGGTGGCTCAGGAGATCACCCAGGACAGCCTCGGCATCGCGGGCTTCGACAAGGCCCAGGCCGACGCGATCATGGCGCTGCTGACCGGGTCCGCTCCCGCCGGCCAGTCCGCTCCGGCCGCCTCGCCCGCCGCCACCGACGCCGGCCAGCCCGGCGGCACACAACCGGACGGAACGCAGCCCGGCGGGACCCAGCCTGGTGGCACGCAGCCGGGCGGGACCCAGCCTGGTGGCACCCAGCCTGGTGGCACGCAGCCTGGCGGAACGGTGTACGAGGGCCAGCCGCAAGGATCGCAGCAGGGCGGCACCCAGGGCGGCACTCAGCAGGGAGGCGCAGGGCAGGGAGGCACAGGGCAGCAGGGAGGCACGCAGTCCACCCCCGAGGGGTTCCAATGA